TTACAGGAAATTTCACCATCGACACTGCTAACGATCTGGCGGTGCAACTGCGGGGCGGTTCCTTGCCGTTCCCAGTGGAAGTGGTTGAAAACCGCACAGTGGGGGCCACCCTGGGGCAAGAAAGTATCCGCCGTAGTTTAGTGGCGGGGTTTGTCGGTCTAGTTCTCGTGCTAGTTTTCATGGCGGTTTACTATCGTTTGCCGGGGATAGTGGCGGATATATCCCTAATGATTTACGCCGTTTTGACCCTAGCGGCCTTTGCTTTGGTGGGGGTAACGTTGACCCTGCCTGGTATTGCCGGTTTCATTCTCAGTATCGGCATGGCGGTGGATGCCAACGTGTTGATTTTTGAGCGCACCAGGGAAGAGTTGCGGGCGGGCAACACCCTCTACCGTTCGGTGGAAGCGGGCTTTTTTCGGGCCTTTTCCAGTATTTTGGACAGTAACGTCACCACCCTCATTGCCTGTGCGGCCCTGTTTTGGTTTGGTTCCGGTCTGGTGAAAGGTTTTGCTCTCACCCTGGCGATCGGAGTCATGGTGAGTTTGTTCACCGCCCTGACCTGCAGTCGTACCCTGTTACTGGTTATTGTGCTCAGTTTGCCCAAAGTGCGTCAAAATCCCAGGCTCTTTTGCCCGAATCTATCATCGGTAACGGCTAAGTCTTAAAAGCTTTTTATTTTTCAACCCAGAATTCTGTTTGCTTTCTTTGACCAATTCTCAAAAATTATGAAATTAGACCTGTTCAAATGGGAAAAGCCAGCTTGGATCGTTTCTTCTCTCTTGGTGCTGATCAGTATTTTCGCCATGGCAATTTCCTGGGCACAATTCCAAGCTCCTTTTAGGCCAGGTCTCGATTTCGTCGGTGGTACCCGTTTGCAACTACAACTGGAATGCGCCAGCAGCAATAATTGCCCAGCGGCGATCGATGTGGCGGAGGTGCAGGATATTCTCGGCGGCGTGGGCTTAGGTAACAGTAGTGTGCAGGTAATTGAGGACTATACCCTTTCTATCCGTCAACAAACCCTGGATGTGGAACAACGGGAAGCGGTGCAAAAAGCATTGAATGAAGGCATAGGTAAGTTCGACCCGGAAACTATCCAAATTGACACCGTTGGCCCCACGGTAGGCAAAGCTTTATTCCGTTCTGGGGTGTTAGCCCTGGTGATTTCCCTGCTGGGGATTATCATCTATTTAACTATCCGTTTTCAGCTTGATTACGCTGTTTTTGCCATTATCGCCCTACTTTATGATGCCTTGATTACCATGGGAGCCTTTGCCATTTTTGGCTTAGTGGGAGGAGTGGAAGTTGATAGTCTTTTCCTGGTGGCGTTACTGACCATCATCGGCTTTTCTGTCAATGACACCGTGGTCATATACGACCGGGTGCGGGAAACCCTAGAGCGCCATTCTGACTGGGATATTAACCATGTGGTGGATGATGCAGTCAATCAAACTTTGACCCGTTCCATTAACACTTCTTTGACCACTTCTTTGCCCCTGGTAGCAATCTTTCTTTTCGGTGGTGATAGTCTCAAATTCTTTGCTTTAGCTTTGATTATTGGCTTTGCTTCCGGGGTTTATTCCAGTATTTTCATGGCCACAACCCTCTGGGCCTGGTGGCGTAAATGGCGATCGCCAAAGAATCCTCCTAGGGAAATGGTGGCGGAGGTTTAATTTTTGCGTTCCCCTGGGTGAGGCTGAGAGAGATACCTTAGACCAAAGTTAGCACCGGCGAAAAGGGACGGGAAAGGTCAAAGCCTTATGGGAAAATGGCCACAATTTAGCGTTTAGCTCCGCCGATCTCCCATGGAATTTAGCCAACTCGTAGAACGCCTACAAACCCATATCCAATGCCACAGCCTAGAAAAATTTGGCGATCGCAATCCAACCCTTGGGGGCGTTGCCGCCTTAACGGAGGCCTTGACCGGGCAAATCAGTTACGTCGATAGTGCCAAGTATGCGCCTCAAATGAAGACAACCCAGGCCAGTGCGCTAATTTTGCCCCCGGATGCAAAACTTCAAGCAGAAGCGGATGCCCAAGGTATAGCCTGGTGTGCCACTGCCCAACCCCGGCTCCTATTTGCGGCGGCGATCGCCGTTTTTTATCAACCCTATCGTCCACCGGCGGGTATCCATGCCACTGCTGTTATCGATCCCTCGGTGCATTGTGGTGAGGACGTGAGCATTGGCCCCCATGTGGTAATTTATCCCAACGTGACCCTCGGCGATCGGGTGTGCATCCACGGCAATGTGGTGATTTACCCCGGTGTGACCATTGGCAACGACAGCGTACTCCATGGTAACTGCACCATCCACGAACGAACTCAGATTGGCCAAGGTTGTGTGATCCATAGCGGAGCGGCGATCGGGGCAGAGGGTTTCGGCTTTGTGCCTACCCCCGAAGGCTGGTTCAAAATGGAACAATCCGGCCAAGTAGTTTTGGAAGACGGGGTAGAAATTGGCTGTAACAGTGCAGTAGATCGTCCCGCCGTGGGGGAAACCCGCATCGGGAAAAATACTAAACTCGACAATATGGTGCATGTGGCCCATGGTTGTCGTATTGGTGAGGCTTGTGCTCTAGCCGGCCAAGTGGGTTTAGCGGGGGGAGTTACCATCGGCAACCGGGTAATCCTCGCTGGTCAGGTGGGAGTAGCGGACAAATCCGAGATCGGTGACGGGGCGATCGCCTCGGCTCAAACGGGAATCCATGGCAAAGTGGGGCCCAAAGAAGTAGTTTGTGGCAGTCCCCATATGCCCCACAAGCTTTATCTCAAAGCCTCTGCCATCTATAAGCGTTTACCGGAAATGTACGACACCCTCAAAAAACTGAAAAAAGTTTAATACCTGCAACGAAAAACCCCATCCCAGTTACCTAGGGTGGGGAGTTTCTTTTTCTTGGTTCAATTATCTAAATCGGTCAGCCTTGCCCAAAGGGAAAATAAAGCTTTCTACTTTGCGGTGGCGGCAACTTTTACCACTTCACTAAAAGCGGCGGGGTCTAAAACAGCCAACTGGGCCAACATTTTACGGTTGATTTCAATATTGGCTTTTTTCAATTGTCCGGTCAGCTTGCTGTAGCTCATACCTTCTTGGCGAGCGGCAGCGTTGATGCGGGTAATCCACAGACGACGGAAATCCCGTTTACGCTTACGGCGATCGCGGTAGGCATTGCGTAGAGCCTTCATTACCTGTTGGTTAGCGGTGCGGAAAAGTTTGGAGTGGGAACCCCGGAAACCTTTGGCTAACTTGAGAATTTTCTTGCGGCGTTTGCGGGCAACGTTGCCCCGTTTAACTCTGGTCATAGTAACTTTAAAAAACTAAAGATAATTTCAGCTTTACCTGGGAAAGTGTTTTGGAGTTAGAACCCTAGCGGGATTTTCCCCATCCCAACTTTCCATGGCACCCAGCGGAAAAGTGAGCAAAAATAGCGCTAACTACTCAATTACATATAGGGAAGCATGAGCCGGACATTTTTCTCATCGGCTTCATGCACCAAAGCTAGGTTAGACAGACGACGATGTTTCTGTTCAGAACTCTTATGTTCCAATAGGTGATTTTTAAACGCTTTGCGACGGATAATCTTCTTGCCACTGCCGGTTGGGCGAAATCGTTTGGCGGCGGCTTTACGAGTTTTAAGTTTGGGCATAATGTGGCTGGTAATCGAACACAGTCTTCCACTATACCATGGCTAACCCTGCTGTTGGAATTTTCAGATGAATTAAGGCAATTACATGCATTTCTCCTAATCTCCCTGGGGAAAACGCTCCCACAGATCTGTGCATTGCCGCAAACTTTGGTGCTTGCCGTGGCCCAAAATGAGATGGTCCAATACCGGAATTTGCAAGTATTGGGCCCCCTGGAGTAGGAATTCTGTCAGCCTGATATCTTCCGGGCTCGGCTCTAGCCCACCGGAGGGATGGTTATGGGCCACAATCAGCCTGGTGGCACCCTGTTTGATCACCTCCCGAAAGATTTCCCTGGGGTGAATTAGGGTCTCTGTGGCGGTGCCAATGGTAATCACTTTGGTCGCCAGCAAACGGTTTTTTACGTCTAGCATGACAATGGCAAAATGTTCCTGGGTCTGCCACATCAAATCCTGGCTCAAGGCGATCGCCGCCGCTTCGGGACTATCCACCACCATTTTTTCCAAGGGACGACTCTGGAACACCCGTTTACCCAATTCTACCGCCGCTAAAATCGTGGTGGCCTTAGCGGGACCAATGCCGGGAAAAGCAATCAATTCCTGAGGGTGGATATTACGCAACACGTCCATGGGGTCCTGACGATTTTGTCCCAACTGTTGCAAAATATATTGCCCCAGACCCACCGCCGACAGCTTGCCTTTGCCTTGACCTGTGGCCAAGAGAATGGCGATCAATTCAGCATTCCCCAGATGCTTGGCCCCGTATTTGAGCAATTTTTCCCTGGGGCGTTCATCCTCCGGTAGATCGGCAATTCTCAGGCTATAACTCATTGCTTACCGCCACCGTTAAACCGCACTGGGGACAATGGCGCACCGCGTAGCGGATCTCTGCGAGATCGCCAACCCTAAGGGGATAACCACAATGGTCACAGAGGGCATGGGAGCCAACTTTTAAGCCTTCTTGCACCGCTACCCTTTCATCAAAGACAAAACATTCCCCCTGCCACAAACTTTCCTCCGGGGCAATGGTTTCTAGGTAATGCAAAATTCCCCCCCGGAGATGGTAAACCTCCGCAAATCCCTCCTCCAAGAGATAGGCACTAGCTTTTTCGCAGCGAATCCCCCCAGTGCAAAACATCGCTACTTTTTTGTTTTTTTGCTGGTCTAGATTATTCTTCACATAGTCGGGGAATTGGCGAAATTTTTTGGTACAGGGATTGACTGCCCCCTGGAAGGTGCCGATCGCCACTTCATAATCGTTGCGGGTATCAATCACCACCACATCAGGGTCTTGGAGCAATTGATTCCACTGCTGGGGCGACACATAAGTTCCCACTTGTTTTTCCGGGTTCACCTGAGGCTGGCCAAGGCTGACAATTTCCGGCTTAATTTTCACCTTCATTCGTTGGAAAGGTATGGTTTTTGCCCAGGAATGACGTTGGGGCACACTGGTTAGGCCCAAATCCGCTGCCATAATTTTGACCATTTCTTCGATGGCTGCCGACTCACCAGCAATTGTGGCATTGACCCCTTCCTCTGCCAACAAAATAGTTCCCTTTAGCCCCAGGCGATCGCCCAACTCCTGCCAACGGCTTTGCTTCTCTGCCAAACAATTGAGCCGGGTAAAATGGTAAAAAGTTGTTACCTGATAAGCCATAGGAAAGCGGAAAAATCCTTGCTTGTTGTGAACTTCTATGGCTATAATAGCTGAGGTTTGTTACCAAAGGGCGTAACATGCACCAGTTCACGGGGGTTTAGCTCAGTTGGTAGAGCGCCTGCTTTGCAAGCAGGATGTCAGCGGTTCGAGTCCGCTAATCTCCATACTTTTTCGAGCCGGTTTTCAGATATTCCTGGCTGTTGTTTTTTGGCTAGGTCTGAAGATTGCGCCCTAGATATACTAGGAGTAGCCCTGTTGAGGAGGAATAAATGGCAACAATTGAAACTGACTTAAAAGACATTTTAGCCAAAATTGACGAGAGACTAGACCGGATTGAGCGAAAGCTGGAAGCCCTTCCACGCATAGAAGAGAAGTTGGAAGGCTTGAATGGTCGAGTTAATCGCCTAGAGGACAGTCAAAACCGTCAGATATGGGCATTACATTGATTGTGGCCATTATCGGGGCAATGATTGCTGCTGCTGTGAGATTTGGCTTTACGTCCAACCCCTAAGTATAATCTTTTGCTTTGTAGGTACTTGCCCGATTGTACCCGGTGGCTAGAGTTTCATTGATTGCCAACTCCAATAGTTCAAGTCCCCTAATCTCCATCCTCATCAACACTGATAGCCGTGATGGGTAAATTCAGACCCCGCAGTAATTCCTGATAGGCTTGCCACTCCCAAAAAGGTTCTGGTTCTTGTCGGTGTACCGCCACAATTTCTTGGCTCAGGCGCAACACCAATTCTCGGTCTTCCTGTTTGGGAATTTCTTCCGTTAAGTTAGCAAAGTCCACTTCAACCCCCTGCAACAAATAATCTTGCAACTCCTGTCGCAGATGCTGAGGATCAGATCCACTGCCTTTAAACACCTGACTGAGGTTATCTAAAATAATCGCCATTTCTGTCTCAGAAATTTTGCCGTCGGCGGCGGCGACAGCGGCCACTGTGCGAAGAATTTTAAACTGTTGGGGGGAAAGGCTGGGGGCTTCTCCTAAATACACTTCAATTACTTTGGGATCATTTTGAATCTGGTCCATGTTACCTTCACACAATACTGAACCCTGATGGAGTACTGTCACCTTGCGGGCAATTTGGCGCACAAACTCCATATCATGTTCAATCACAATGATGGAATGGCTTTCCGCCAGGGCCAAGAGCAAATCCCCCACATTTTCCGTTTCTTCATCAGTCAATCCCGCCACCGGCTCATCCACCAACAATAAAGTGGGGGACTGGGCCACCAACATGCCAATTTCAAGCCGTTGTTTTTCGCCGTGGGAGAGTAGGGCCGCCGCCAAGTGAGCTTTGGGGGTCAGGCCAATGGTTTCCAACAGTCCTCCCACACTGCGCTGCTCAGCTCCGGTAGCCTGTCCCATCAAAGTACCCCAAACGGACTTTTTTCGGTTTACCGCCAAGTCCAAATTTTCCGCCACCGTCAGATTGAGATAGACCCTAGGAGTTTGAAATTTCCGCCCCACCCCCAGACGGGCAATGCGATATTCCGGAATTTTACGAATGTCTTTGCCTTGGAATAGGACCCGGCCTTCCGTTGGTTGAACTTTACCGGTGATCACGTCTAAAAAAGTTGTTTTTCCTGCGCCGTTGGGGCCAATAATTACCCGCAATTCCCCCGGATTCATGGAAAAAGTCAAATGGTTGAGGGCCCTAAAGCCGTCAAAGCTCACCGTCAGGTCTTGAATTTCTAAGATTTTGCTGGTCATGGGCAATGGGGACAACCTAAAAATTTTGGCAGGACAAGGCTGGGACAAACATTCCTGCTTGTCAATTCAAACAAGGGGCGAGGCGGAAAACTGTTTACCAGGAACGAAATTTTTTGCACTACTACAGTCTTGTAAGTATTTTGCCAAATTTGACTGCCATCGAAAACCACAAGTCCCCTCAGCTATCTTGCCGGGAATTCGGAGGAAACGCCACCTTCAGGACCGCTACCATCTAAATTTTCATCATCACTTTCTAAATCTGCCTGTTGCCAATCCGCTGGCGATCGCCTGGTCAATTCTTCCAGAGAACGGGGCACTAGACTAACTTGTTGGCTTTCTGCCGGGATATCAGCATTCTCCACCGGGTTAACCAGAGCGTAGAGAGAATTCCCTGCAAAGTCGGGGTTACCTAACTGGAGACGGTGGGTTTTACCATTGACCAATTGAATAGTTAACTCTGTCCCGGCAGGATTAAGGCCGTAGTCCGTTAATTCCGCTGTGGGCACCTCAAAATCCCGGTCGTTCTGACTGCCCAAGACCACACTGAGCAAAAAATCTACCGCCGGACCACTCACGGCCGCTGGCTGGGGATTATCCATCAACCAAACAGAGTCACCATTATTATCTTTCCCCCGGCGATAGATTTTGATCTCTGCTCGGTTCGGCTCAGACTGGGTAATGGTGATGGATTGCACCAAATCAGCACTGAAATCAAAATGGCGATTTACAGAGGGACTTTGGACAGTAGTTGTACCCTCTTCAGGAGTGCGACTCATTTCCCAGGCCACTACGCCCAACCCCAGCATTAAGGCCACTGTCCAGAGCAACCAAGTCCCCCGTTTCAGTTTCAGTACCATAGGTCAAGCCCATAACCATTAGCCAATCTAGGGCGATCCGGGGGCTGGGGCTATCGCCGGTTCAGTCTGCTGTTGCTGCATTTCCATTAGTCGTTGCTGTTGCAGTTGCTTGAACTGGTCTGCGGCTTTATTGATATTTCTCTGGGTATCCTCAGCAAAGTCTGACCCATTACGGGTGCGACTCAAATTGGCATTGTGAATCAACGACATGGGATCGAATCCCCCTCCCAAACCCTGCTTACTGGGGTCAACGTTGTTGGAAACAAAGGGATCTTCTCCAGGGACAGTGCCGGTGGATTGACCCTGAACGGGGGCGAAACTGAACAGGCCAGTGGTGAGGGCACTGAGGGCTAAACAGCGGGTTATTTGGGCTGTCTTCATGGTCATCAGGCTCCAAGTGGTTAATTGGTCTAAAACTTTACAGCTCAATGTTGCCGAGATACGGTTGTTGAACAAATACGATCAGCTATGATCAACAGACAAAATCACAAAAAGCGACGTTTGAGCAAAGGTTGGATTAATAACAATACTAAACCATCAAACAAAACTAACACCCCCAATACCTGGGCGAAATTCAAACTGAACCAAGGGGCAGTCAAAACCGTACTATCCAAACCCCAGTTGCCATTCAGGTAAATGTAACGGATTGGTTCGATGGCATAGGTTAATGGATTTAAACTGGCCACCACCTGCAACCAATGGGCCATGAAGTCCAAAGGAGCAAGGGCAGTACTGGCGAAGAGTAGGGGTAAATTAGTGACAAAAATTACCGCAATCAATTCAATGTGGCCCGGCAGGGCAAAGGCTAAACCTAAACTTAGGGCCGTTACCCCCAACACGATTAGGAAAACAATCAGGGCAATCATTCCCAAACCAAAGCTATTGGGTAAACCAGCTCCCAGCAGAGCACTGGCCCCGACAATCACTGCTGCTTGGATCAGGCTCAGACTGATGATATACACCGTGGAGGCGGCCACAATGGAGTAGCGAGAGGCCAAGGGAGCAACCAGCAAGCGATTCAAAAAACCAAATTCCCGATCAAACATCACCGGTAGACCGGCATTCAAAGCCCCTGAAAAGGCAGTAAAAACAATAATGCCCGGTGCTAGAAATTGGGCATAGTTGAGGTCATTACCAAATAGGCCCTGGGGCGCATTGAGAAATAGGGCACCAAATAGCACTAACCACATAAACGGCTGAATGATCCCTGCCACTAGGGTGGTAGGCCGCCGTTGCAGTTGGATAAATAACCTCTTAGTTAGGGCAATGGTTTCTTGGAAAAACTCCACCGTTAAGCTGGGGGGATTGGCCGGGGCGGCCTGAGGAGCTAGCAGGGAAGTGATTTTGGGAGGGGTGAGGGTTTGACTCATAAAACTTTGGGGCTTGACGGCAGTTTAATTGACTTTGCTGAATTTGCACACACTGGGGCAGAGTTTTACCTTGGTGACCATGGTAGGGAATTTTTTTCGCCCTTGCTTTGATCGTTCAGGAAAAGTCTCCGGGAGATTGATTGACACCGTGGTTAACTAGCTTTCATCGCTTGTTTTTTTTCTGCTTTGAGATCCCGTTGGGCAGCAGCGGCCAAGTCCGCATCCATCAGGGTTTTGCCGGTGGCCGCTAGGTACACATCATCCAAACTAGGTCGGGATTGGGCCAAGCTGAAAATCGGTAAACCGTCAGCGAGTAGGGCTTTTTCGATCTGACTGAGGGGATTACTCTGGGGCGTCACCACCAGATTGAGGGAATTGCCTTGGGCTTGGTTGACAATCACTTCCTGAACGAAAGCTAGGGAGCGGAGAATTTGGCTAGCTTTTTCTGCTTCCTGGTCTGCCGTAAATTCCTTAATTCTGAGGGTGACCCTGTCCCCCCCTACCCGGTCTTTTAGTTCCGTGGGGGTGCCGGTGGCGATAACTGTGCCCTGGTCAATGATGGCTAGGCGATCGGCTAGGGCATCAATTTCCTCCAGGTAATGGCTTGTAATTACTACCGTAGTGCCTGCATCTCGCAATTGGCGCAAAAATTCCCAGAGAATAAAGCGACTTTCAATGTCTAGCCCCACCGATGGTTCATCCAACACCAACACCGTTGGTTGATGGAGTAAACCTGCTGCTAGGTCCAAACGTTTTTTTAGCCCGCCGGAATAAGTTCCAGTTTTCTGATCTGCATAGGCTGTTAAGCCCAAAATATCTAAAAGTTGGTCGATGCGTTTTTGAGAGCTAATGGCATCAAGATGGTAGAGGGAAGCTTGTAGTTGCAACAATTCTCGACCTGTTAAGATTTTATCTATGGCAACTTCCTGGGCCACATAGCCTAAACGGCGCCGGGCCTGGCGGGGATCGCTTAATACGTTTACGCCATCAATCCACAGTTCCCCTCCGTCTGGTTTGGCTAGAGTACATAAGCAACGGATAGTGGTGGTCTTACCGGCACCGTTGGGACCAAGTAAACCAAATATCTCTCCCCTGGGCACCGCAAAGGAAATGTCCTTCACCGCAGGGATAGCACCGTACTTTTTTCGGAGTTGTTTGACTTGAACAGCAACGCCCATGAGGTAACTCTTTCCCATTTAGTCTGCAACTTTTCTTAACATTATCCCTGATATGGTCGGTTTTGCCCTCCCGGTTTGAACTTTAATGAGCACCCTCCTTGGAATCCTCGCAATTTTGTCAGCGGCGGCAGCGGCGGGGATGCGCATTGCCCTACCGTTGTTAATAGTTGGTCTAATCCAAGGTCAGTTATGGTCGGAAGTGCCCCTACTCTGGAGGGTTAATCCCCAGGTGGTAGTGGCGGTGTTGACCAGTTGGTCTTTGTTTGAATTGTTTGGCTCAAAAAAGTTGCTGGGCCAGAGAGTTCTACAAATTGTGCAATTGTTGTTCACTCCCCTAGTGGGGGCAATGATGGCCATCACTGTCGCTAGATTATTGACTTCAGAGTTGGCTTCACAATTGGAAATGGATTTTCGTTTTCCTCCCCTATGGGTGGTGGGGGCGATCGGTTCCCTCTTTGCTCTGGCCATAAGGCTAGTGGCGATCGGTTGGTTTTTTCGCTTGCGGGGGTTGCCCTTTTGGGTAACAGTTTTAGAGGATTTATTCTCGGTGGGACTGGTACTATTCGCTTTCAAAGCTCCCAAAAATGGTGGCTTAATCGCGATTTTGCTGTTGTGGATTGTTGTCCGCAGTTCCACTGCCTGGAGAACCTGGTTTTTGGCCAACCACAGTCGCGACCAGCCATCCGAACCTAAAAATCGCCAATGATTCTGTTTAGAGTTTTCGGCCAACTTTTCAAGCAGTAATATTCTCCAGCATTAATTTAGAGCGCCTGACCGCATCTGGCACAGTGATGGGGTATCTTCCATTGAAGCAGGCAGAACAAAAATGGGAAATATCTTCGCCGGTGCACAACAACATGCCTTCCTGGGAAAGATAAGCGAGGGAGTCCACTTCAATTTGCTCAGCAATCTCCGCCACTGTCAGTCTGGCCGCAATTAGTTGATCTTGACTGTCGGTATCAATGCCATAGAAGCAAGGATGGGTCACTGGCGGAGAAGAAATCCGCATATGTACCTCTGTTGCTCCAGCTTCCCGTAACGCTCGGACAATTTTGCGACTAGTGGTGCCCCGCACAATAGAGTCATCGACGATAATGATCCGTTTACCGGCCAATACGTCTTTGAGAGGATTGAGTTTCATGCGGATGCCGTGCTCTCGCATATGTTGGGTGGGTTGGATAAAGGTACGCCCCACGTAACGATTTTTGATTAAACCTTCGGCATAGGGAATACCGGAAGCTTGGGAAAAGCCGATCGCCGCTGGAATACCGGAATCGGGTACCCCCATCACGAGATCAGCATCCACAGGGGATTCTTTGGCTAAATGTTTGCCAATGCGCATGCGATAGGTGTAGAGGCTTTCATCGTTAACCACGCTATCCGGGCGAGAAAAATAAATCATCTCGAACACACAGAGTTTACGGTCAGCGCTTTCGGCTAATCGATGGGAAACTAGGCCAGATTCGGTGATATGGACCAATTCTCCGGCTTCCACCGTGCGCACATAGGTGGCACCGATGATGTCCAGGGCACAGGTTTCCGATGCCAATACATAGCGGGGAGTTTCTTCTTCTAACACACCGATCACCAGGGGGCGAATGCCATGGGGATCCCTGACTCCAATGATTCCCTCCGGTGTGCCGATCACTAAGCTATAGGCTCCCGCACAAAGGGTCAGGGCCGCAATGGTGCCTTCCACCCAGTCTTTGCCTTTATCCACCTCATTGGCGATCGCCACTGCAATCATTTCCGAATCGGTGGTGGTGACAAAGTCCTCACAGCCCCTTTCCGCTAAAGCTTCTCGCAACTGGTTAGTGTTAACCAAATTGCCATTGTGGGCCAGGGCCAGGGGACCCAAACGGGTAGGGAGCACTGCCGGTTGAGCATTGACCCGATGGCTGGATCCCGTGGTGGAGTAGCGGGTGTGGCCCACAGCCAGAGTACCCACCATTTCATTCAGTTTAGATTCTTGAAAAACCTGGGACACTAGCCCCATATCCTTGTGGCAGTGAACCGTTGTCCCGGCAAAAGTGGCAATACCCGCCGACTCCTGACCCCGATGTTGCAGGGCATAAAGTCCAAAATAGGTCAATTTGGCCACCGCTTCTTCAGGGGCGTAAATGCCAAACACCCCACATGCTTCTTCTGGTTTATCGGCATGGTGGCCAGACAAAGGCTGACCATCATTCAACTCAGTCAAATCACTGGAGGGGGGAAACATGGCGGCAATCTTCCTGGATCAGGGTAGAGAAAAACGGGTACAGAAACTAAATCTTAGACTATGGGAATTGGTGGATTCC
The genomic region above belongs to Synechocystis sp. PCC 6803 substr. PCC-P and contains:
- the purF gene encoding amidophosphoribosyltransferase, whose amino-acid sequence is MFPPSSDLTELNDGQPLSGHHADKPEEACGVFGIYAPEEAVAKLTYFGLYALQHRGQESAGIATFAGTTVHCHKDMGLVSQVFQESKLNEMVGTLAVGHTRYSTTGSSHRVNAQPAVLPTRLGPLALAHNGNLVNTNQLREALAERGCEDFVTTTDSEMIAVAIANEVDKGKDWVEGTIAALTLCAGAYSLVIGTPEGIIGVRDPHGIRPLVIGVLEEETPRYVLASETCALDIIGATYVRTVEAGELVHITESGLVSHRLAESADRKLCVFEMIYFSRPDSVVNDESLYTYRMRIGKHLAKESPVDADLVMGVPDSGIPAAIGFSQASGIPYAEGLIKNRYVGRTFIQPTQHMREHGIRMKLNPLKDVLAGKRIIIVDDSIVRGTTSRKIVRALREAGATEVHMRISSPPVTHPCFYGIDTDSQDQLIAARLTVAEIAEQIEVDSLAYLSQEGMLLCTGEDISHFCSACFNGRYPITVPDAVRRSKLMLENITA